In Macadamia integrifolia cultivar HAES 741 unplaced genomic scaffold, SCU_Mint_v3 scaffold3285, whole genome shotgun sequence, the following are encoded in one genomic region:
- the LOC122067972 gene encoding protein ECERIFERUM 26-like yields MVAPAIAVENLISGVRLSSVGPARVTGTDVIHEPTSMDLAMKLHYIRAVYYFRSSSVEGLGLYTIKEAMFRWFNLYPHTCGRFRRSDSGHPFIKCNDCGARFIEAQCSKTLDEWLEMKECSLHNLLVSNQVLGPDLGFSPSILIQMTTFQCGGVALSFSWAHVLGDAFSLSEFLYLWSQIMAGHQPPNSPLPKPETKASKSKNSSGFAVEPLSVKRVEPVGDHWIAANTGKMENYSFQITAQQLKVMISKMFQTSQIRPFEFLSAVFWKYLARIREGSEPKTVTISRKDSHNREKGTLCNNQIINTVQAYFSVAEANPKDLVELIMEQKIDEKRKIEELVEQDGGLSDLIMYGANLTFLDLEEADLYGLELKKEKPVFVNYTIDGVGDEGLILVMKAPSGAGSWTVTVILPENEILKLNDELQREWSIA; encoded by the exons atgGTTGCTCCGGCCATTGCCGTTGAAAACCTGATCTCCGGCGTAAGGTTGTCATCAGTCGGACCAGCACGAGTGACAGGAACCGATGTAATACATGAACCCACTAGCATGGATTTGGCCATGAAGCTTCACTATATAAGAGCAGTTTACTACTTTAGAAGTAGCTCAGTTGAAGGGCTTGGCCTTTACACCATCAAAGAGGCCATGTTTAGATGGTTTAATCTCTATCCACACACATGTGGGAGGTTCAGAAGGTCAGACTCGGGTCATCCTTTCATCAAGTGTAACGATTGTGGGGCACGGTTCATCGAAGCCCAATGTAGTAAGACCCTTGATGAATGGCTGGAAATGAAGGAGTGCTCTCTTCACAACCTTCTTGTTTCCAATCAAGTCCTTGGTCCTGATTTGGGTTTCTCTCCTTCCATCCTCATACAG ATGACTACTTTCCAATGTGGAGGGGTGGCTCTGAGCTTCAGTTGGGCTCATGTCCTTGGAGATGCATTTTCACTCTCTGAATTCCTTTACCTGTGGAGCCAAATCATGGCTGGTCATCAGCCACCCAACTCACCCCTGCCAAAACCAGAAACCAAAGCTAGCAAATCCAAGAACTCATCAGGCTTTGCGGTTGAACCGCTCTCGGTCAAACGGGTTGAACCAGTTGGTGACCACTGGATAGCTGCCAATACCGGTAAAATGGAAAACTACTCTTTCCAGATCACAGCCCAACAATTGAAGGTCATGATTTCAAAGATGTTTCAAACTTCCCAAATCAGACCATTTGAATTTCTCTCTGCTGTGTTCTGGAAATACTTAGCAAGAATTAGAGAAGGATCAGAACCAAAGACAGTGACCATCAGCAGAAAAGATTCTCATAACAGAGAGAAAGGGACTCTGTGCAACAACCAGATAATAAACACAGTTCAGGCATATTTCTCTGTTGCAGAGGCCAACCCGAAGGATTTGGTAGAATTGATCATGGAACAGAAAATCGACGAGAAGAGAAAGATTGAAGAATTGGTGGAGCAAGATGGAGGGCTATCAGATTTAATCATGTATGGTGCAAACCTCACATTTTTGGACTTGGAAGAGGCTGATCTTTATGGTTTGGAGTTGAAGAAGGAGAAGCCGGTTTTTGTGAATTATACAATCGATGGGGTTGGAGATGAAGGGCTCATTTTAGTGATGAAGGCTCCGAGTGGTGCAGGAAGCTGGACTGTGACAGTAATTCTACCggaaaatgagatattgaagctTAATGATGAGCTCCAAAGAGAGTGGTCTATTGCTTGA